GCACTGGCTGACGGCGGACCCCCGCCTGCGCGCCTCCCTGGTGGTGCCGAGCCAGAACCCGGTCCTGGCCGCCCGGGAGATCGATCGCATGGGGCATCACCCCGGTTTCGTGCAGGTGATCGTGCCGGTTCGATCCTGGACTCCTTATGGAAACCGCCGCTTCGATCCACTCTACGAGGCGGCCCTCCGCCACGACCTGGTCGTCGGTATCCATTTCGGCGGTTCCTCCGGGAATCCGCCCACCCCCTGCGGGTGGCCCTCCACCTATCTGGAGGAGTACGCCGGCATGTCCCAGGTCTTCCAGTCGCAGGTCCTGAGCCTGATTGCCGATGGGACCTTCGACCGCTATCCCGGGCTGCGGGTGGCGCTGTTGGAGGCCGGCTTCACCTGGGTGCCCTCCCTCATGTGGCGGCTCGACAAGGAATGGAGGGGACTGCGCCGGGACATCCCCTGGGTCAAGCGTCCGCCGTCGGAATACATCCGGGAACACATCCGGCTGACCCTGCAGCCCGTGGACGCGCCCCCCCGGTCCCCGCAGCTGCTGGAGATCCTGGAGCAGATGGACGGACAGGACCTCCTGATGTTCTCGTCCGACTACCCACATTGCCACAATGACACCCTGGAGGAAGACCTTCCGGCCCAGCTTCCCGATTTACCATGGGACCGGATCGGATCTGAGAACGCCCGCGAGTTTTATCGTCTTTGAGGAGAAAACCATGGCCATCGCCGTTGAACCCCGGACTCGCAACATGACCAGAGGAAGGCGCCGGCCCAAGACCGCCGTCATCGACTGCGACATTCACAACGCGCTGCCCTCGGACGAGGCGATCCGCAAATACCTCCCCCCGCGCTGGCGGAAACACCACCGGATGTTCGGTCTCCGGGGCCACGTCGGGTGCGAGTACCCCCGAGCCAGTCCCAACGCCGCGCGGCACGACTCCTGGCCCCCTTCCGGTCTGCCCGCCGGTTCGGACCTGGATTTTCTCCGGGAGCAGTTGCTGGACGAGTGGGACTTGGAATACGGCTTACTGAACTGCCTCATCGGAGCGGGACGGCAGCAGAACCTGGAGTTCGGCGCCGCCTTTTCCCAGGGCCTCAACGACTGGCAGATCGAGACTTGGCTGGAGCCCGAGCCGAGGCTGCGGGCCTCCGTCGTGATCCCCTATGAAGACGGCGAGCTCTCGGCGGC
This is a stretch of genomic DNA from Acidobacteriota bacterium. It encodes these proteins:
- a CDS encoding amidohydrolase family protein; the protein is MIDCDIHNQLPSLETLVPYLDEHWRAYIRESAFVGPDVNDYPEGTGLPARPGTTPPSGGPPGSDPEFLCSQTLDAWDLELGILNCNYWVQSVHNEYLASALATAINTWQAEHWLTADPRLRASLVVPSQNPVLAAREIDRMGHHPGFVQVIVPVRSWTPYGNRRFDPLYEAALRHDLVVGIHFGGSSGNPPTPCGWPSTYLEEYAGMSQVFQSQVLSLIADGTFDRYPGLRVALLEAGFTWVPSLMWRLDKEWRGLRRDIPWVKRPPSEYIREHIRLTLQPVDAPPRSPQLLEILEQMDGQDLLMFSSDYPHCHNDTLEEDLPAQLPDLPWDRIGSENAREFYRL